From Maniola hyperantus chromosome 28, iAphHyp1.2, whole genome shotgun sequence, one genomic window encodes:
- the LOC117994945 gene encoding uncharacterized protein has translation MEPLMKEMTTGLITMLSNETKEYKPSSVLDIMNHTRRQLFKNVDGGYHYYTYNDRKRACYSISITYKNAIWDLRRYFQVRWLYVNNLEFEVGYLVHEIIHRYQMVLELYQMAERRFLPHQNENFAWSSYMLYMYVNILEQCKVIMHLCNMLHELEAKYRKIKGKKVGVFDDYPEENGTSIKTGRPKGSDFLAKDRYDLLLFEREQRRKKKRLAKERKKQRSELLKFGKTTPRLRTTPNKSKYHDIIYGWSIENWW, from the exons ATGGAACCACTGATGAAAGAAATGACGACTGGCTTGATAACTATGTTGAGCAACGAGACGAAAG AGTACAAGCCGTCCAGCGTGTTGGATATAATGAACCACACACGGAGACAGCTGTTCAAGAACGTTGATGGCGGCTACCACTACTACACGTACAACGACAGGAAGCGGGCTTGTTATTCCATTTCCATCACCTACAAGAACGC GATATGGGACTTGCGACGCTACTTCCAGGTGCGCTGGCTGTATGTGAACAACCTGGAGTTCGAGGTGGGCTACTTGGTGCATGAGATCATACACCGGTACCAGATGGTGCTGGAACTATACCAGATGGCTGAGAGAAG GTTCTTACCACACCAGAACGAGAACTTCGCGTGGTCTTCGTACATGCTGTACATGTATGTGAACATCCTGGAGCAGTGCAAGGTGATCATGCACTTGTGCAACATGCTGCATGAGTTAGAGGCCAAGTACAGGAAGATTAAGGGCAAGAAAGTGGGTGTCTTCGATGACTATCCAGAGGAAAATG GTACAAGTATTAAAACTGGTCGACCCAAAGGAAGTGACTTCTTGGCAAAAGACAGATATGATCTGCTGCTGTTCGAGAGAGAGCAGAGAAGGAAGAAAAAGAGATTGGCTAAAGAGAGAAAGAAGCAACGCAGCGAACTGCTGAAGTTCGGCAAGACAACGCCCCGGCTGAGAACTACACCAAACAAATC CAAATACCATGACATAATATACGGATGGTCCATTGAGAATTGGTGGTAA